In Ischnura elegans chromosome 9, ioIscEleg1.1, whole genome shotgun sequence, the following proteins share a genomic window:
- the LOC124165431 gene encoding larval cuticle protein A3A-like, with protein sequence MAFKFVVFAALVAVARAGLVPATYSAPLAYSAPLAYAAPVAKAVVAAPVAKAVAVDTDYDPNPQYSYSYDIQDALTGDSKGQTETRNGDVVQGQYSLIEADGTRRIVDYTADPVNGFNAVVRKEGAAVVKAAVAAPVAVKTVAAAPAFAYHAAPAVAYHAAPAVAAYHAPAVAYAHAPVAYKTLIH encoded by the exons ATGGCATTCAAG TTCGTCGTCTTCGCCGCCCTCGTGGCCGTCGCCCGCGCTGGACTCGTCCCAGCTACCTACTCTGCACCCCTCGCCTACTCCGCACCCCTGGCCTACGCCGCACCCGTCGCCAAGGCCGTCGTCGCCGCTCCCGTCGCCAAGGCTGTCGCCGTTGACACCGACTACGACCCCAACCCCCAGTACTCCTACTCCTACGACATCCAGGATGCTCTGACCGGAGACTCCAAGGGACAGACCGAGACCCGCAACGGAGACGTCGTCCAGGGACAGTACAGCCTCATCGAAGCCGACGGAACCCGCCGTATCGTCGACTACACCGCTGACCCcgtcaacggattcaacgccgtcgtccgCAAGGAGGGAGCCGCTGTCGTCAAGGCCGCCGTTGCCGCACCCGTCGCCGTCAAGACTGTCGCTGCTGCACCCGCTTTCGCTTACCACGCCGCCCCCGCCGTCGCTTACCACGCCGCTCCCGCCGTGGCTGCCTACCACGCACCCGCTGTGGCTTACGCCCACGCCCCCGTCGCCTACAAGACCCTCATCCACTAA